Proteins encoded in a region of the Candidatus Nitrosomarinus catalina genome:
- the map gene encoding type II methionyl aminopeptidase, whose translation MTIENYVKAGKIAAEVREMVRVKDWVGKTVYEICEEVENEIRKRGAKCAFPVNASINEIAAHYTAEPNDPITIKDTDLVKIDLGAQIDGYIADTAVTVCYDAQFDGLVQAAEEALGSAMSMIKTGVKASDIGRTIETTIKQMGFKPIANLSGHSLEQYTIHAGKSIPNIWSIGGFSLSENTAYACEPFVTTEQGGGFVRNGKIKNIFAINSRKKTKNEEADKLLNFIWENFNMLPFALRWITKEWEEKEARELLDILIKKKAVQAYPVLIEVNEQRVAQAEHTFIPIESGVTVTTKALE comes from the coding sequence GTGACAATTGAAAATTATGTTAAAGCAGGTAAAATTGCAGCAGAAGTAAGAGAGATGGTTCGAGTAAAAGACTGGGTTGGTAAAACAGTTTATGAGATTTGTGAAGAGGTAGAAAATGAAATTAGAAAAAGAGGGGCCAAGTGTGCATTTCCAGTGAATGCAAGTATTAACGAAATTGCAGCACATTACACAGCAGAACCAAATGACCCAATTACAATCAAAGATACAGATTTAGTAAAAATTGATCTTGGTGCACAAATTGATGGATACATTGCAGATACGGCTGTCACAGTTTGTTACGATGCACAATTTGATGGATTAGTTCAAGCAGCTGAAGAGGCACTGGGCAGTGCAATGTCAATGATCAAAACAGGAGTTAAAGCAAGCGACATTGGTCGTACAATTGAAACAACGATTAAACAAATGGGATTCAAACCAATTGCAAATCTTAGCGGACATTCACTAGAACAATATACAATCCACGCAGGAAAATCAATTCCAAATATTTGGTCAATTGGAGGATTCTCACTTTCAGAAAATACAGCTTATGCATGCGAACCATTTGTAACAACAGAACAAGGTGGAGGATTTGTAAGAAATGGGAAAATAAAAAATATTTTTGCAATCAATTCTAGAAAGAAAACAAAAAATGAGGAGGCAGATAAATTATTGAATTTCATATGGGAAAATTTCAACATGTTGCCATTTGCATTAAGATGGATTACAAAAGAATGGGAAGAAAAAGAAGCTAGAGAATTACTAGATATTTTGATAAAGAAAAAAGCTGTCCAAGCATATCCAGTATTAATTGAAGTGAATGAACAAAGGGTGGCCCAAGCAGAGCACACATTCATCCCAATTGAAAGTGGAGTCACAGTTACAACAAAAGCATTAGAATAA
- a CDS encoding HD domain-containing protein codes for MSKQYAIKQHKGQYRKNNKTPYWHHLQDVVKNLEMMGIEDESILCSGWLHDSIEDTSSDFDDVSKHFGKKIAQIVSDLTKETRLPKNQQEKNYLKQLSNSSWQSKVVKFADILANVSDLKNSELNRMQKIVQVKYKIKYLNEIKSGIIQNKKRIPNLSQAEIMLNSVLKEYGQRKITLS; via the coding sequence ATGTCTAAACAATATGCAATAAAACAGCATAAGGGACAATATCGTAAAAATAACAAAACCCCCTATTGGCATCATTTGCAAGATGTAGTGAAAAATCTTGAGATGATGGGAATTGAGGATGAATCCATTTTATGTTCTGGATGGTTACATGATTCTATTGAAGACACTTCGTCTGATTTTGATGATGTTTCAAAACATTTTGGTAAAAAAATTGCTCAAATTGTGTCTGATTTAACAAAAGAAACACGTCTACCTAAAAATCAACAAGAAAAAAACTATCTAAAACAACTCTCTAATTCTTCATGGCAATCTAAAGTTGTCAAATTTGCTGATATTTTGGCAAATGTTTCTGATTTAAAAAACTCTGAATTGAATAGAATGCAAAAAATTGTACAAGTAAAATATAAAATAAAATATCTAAATGAAATAAAATCTGGAATTATTCAAAATAAAAAGAGAATTCCTAATTTATCTCAGGCTGAAATAATGCTAAATTCAGTTCTAAAAGAATATGGCCAACGAAAAATCACTTTGTCTTAA